Proteins from one Ranitomeya variabilis isolate aRanVar5 chromosome 1, aRanVar5.hap1, whole genome shotgun sequence genomic window:
- the LOC143764002 gene encoding uncharacterized protein LOC143764002 codes for MSCSLKQKFIACNLLVLFFILLFYLLQPQDAKISYISNIAIGPLIPLEDNKTLIIAPYYDPRESSLIRILAIVHHTVNNFFCLYYCKQFGYVHVTAEIDIVRDSFGFPYETANLLCKIPPDCDFNYISVYTNRTKDLSKIPVFEISKDPIGPFSANFTVCISAFYGKYDNALQMIQAIEMYKLLGASRVTIYNTSCGDNVDKVLRHYIQEGVLEVVPWPIDKYLKTSKKWKYVKGLDSEIGYYGQIASLNDCMYRNMFKSEYVLLNDIDEIIIPLKYWDWPTLMRNLQKRYPYVNVFIFENQIFLSSEQSSGLNLWNHIPGDNILQHLYREPINNMTRTAPKMIMNPRKVIHTSIHSVIKAKGYSAFFLRRDATVFHCKNTRNKNILEKDWIKDDFILRYNRSLVPKVNDVVQKLFSKD; via the coding sequence ATGTCCTGCTCATTAAAACAGAAGTTCATTGCATGCAATTTATTGGTGCTCTTTTTCATCTTGCTCTTTTATCTGCTACAACCCCAGGATGCTAAAATAAGCTACATTTCCAACATTGCCATCGGGCCCTTAATACCATTAGAGGATAACAAGACCCTCATCATTGCTCCGTATTATGATCCCAGAGAATCCAGTTTAATAAGAATACTTGCTATAGTCCATCACACAGTAAACAACTTTTTCTGTCTGTACTACTGTAAGCAGTTTGGTTATGTGCATGTTACGGCAGAAATTGATATTGTTCGAGACAGCTTTGGATTCCCTTATGAGACCGCAAATCTCCTATGTAAAATTCCACCTgattgtgattttaactacatctctGTTTACACAAACCGCACAAAAGACCTAAGCAAAATTCCAGTGTTTGAGATCTCAAAAGATCCAATAGGGCCATTTTCTGCCAATTTTACTGTTTGTATCTCTGCCTTTTATGGGAAATATGATAACGCTTTGCAAATGATTCAGGCTATTGAAATGTATAAATTACTTGGAGCTTCTAGAGTCACCATCTATAACACGAGCTGTGGTGACAATGTGGACAAGGTTTTGAGACATTACATTCAAGAAGGTGTTTTAGAGGTAGTACCCTGGCCAATAGACAAATATCTGAAAACCTCCAAAAAATGGAAATATGTTAAAGGACTCGACAGTGAAATTGGCTACTATGGACAAATTGCATCTTTGAATGACTGCATGTACAGAAATATGTTTAAAAGTGAATATGTTCTCCTAAACGACATTGATGAGATTATCATTCCATTAAAATATTGGGACTGGCCAACTTTAATGAGGAATCTGCAAAAACGTTATCCATATGTAAATGTCTTCATTTTTGAAAACCAAATTTTTCTATCTTCAGAGCAATCATCTGGATTAAATTTATGGAATCATATCCCCGGAGATAATATTCTTCAACATTTGTATAGAGAACCTATTAATAACATGACCAGAACTGCACCAAAAATGATCATGAATCCACGAAAAGTCATTCACACTTCAATCCACTCTGTTATAAAGGCTAAAGGATATTCAGCATTTTTTCTAAGACGAGATGCTACTGTATTCCATTGTAAAAATACCAGAAACAAGAACATTCTAGAGAAAGATTGGATCAAAGATGACTTCATTTTAAGATACAATAGGTCCTTGGTGCCTAAAgttaatgatgttgttcaaaaactTTTCTCAAAGGACTAG